The following are encoded together in the Cyanobacterium aponinum PCC 10605 genome:
- a CDS encoding ATP-dependent Clp protease ATP-binding subunit, with protein MFERFTEKAIKVIMLAQEEARRLGHNFVGTEQILLGLIGEGTGVAAKVLKSMGVNLKDARIEVEKIIGRGSGFVAVEIPFTPRAKRVLELSLEEARQLGHNYIGTEHLLLGLIREGEGVAARVLENLGVDLGKVRTQVIRMLGETETTAVGVGGGSRSNKTPTLDEFGSNLTVLAVDGKLDPVVGRQKEIERVIQILGRRTKNNPVLIGEPGVGKTAIAEGLAQRIANKDVPDLLEEKRVVTLDIGLLVAGTKYRGEFEERLKKIMDEIRQAGNVILVIDEVHTLIGAGAAEGAIDAANILKPALARGELQCIGATTLDEYRKHIERDAALARRFQPVMVGEPSVEETIEILFGLREKYEQHHKLKIADEALAAAAKLSDRYISDRYLPDKAIDLIDEAGSRVRLLNSQLPPEAKELDQELRQVLKEKDEAVRSQDFDKAGELRDREMEIKAEIRSLADQKKKSADINDNPIVDEEEIAHIVASWTGVPVQKLTESEADKLLHMEETLHQRIIGQEDAVKAISRAIRRARVGLKNPNRPIASFIFSGPTGVGKTELTKALATYFFGSEDAMIRLDMSEFMERHTVSKLIGSPPGYVGYNEGGQLTEAVRRRPYTVVLFDEIEKAHPDVFNLLLQILEDGRLTDSKGRTVDFKNTLLIMTSNIGSKVIEKGGGGLGFELEEDQNESQYNRIRSLVNEELKNYFRPEFLNRLDEIIVFRQLNKEEVKEISEILLKEVFARLTEQEITLQVTDKFKERLIEEGFNPAYGARPLRRAIMRLLEDILAEEILSKRLQEGDSAIVDIGEDGKVIINAQRENPLLAKAN; from the coding sequence ATGTTTGAACGCTTCACAGAAAAAGCGATAAAAGTGATTATGTTAGCCCAAGAAGAAGCTCGTCGCTTGGGTCATAACTTTGTTGGTACTGAGCAAATACTGCTCGGTTTGATTGGAGAAGGCACTGGAGTAGCGGCAAAGGTGCTCAAATCGATGGGAGTTAATCTCAAAGACGCTCGGATTGAAGTAGAAAAAATTATTGGGCGTGGTTCTGGTTTTGTAGCGGTAGAAATTCCATTCACTCCAAGAGCGAAAAGAGTCCTAGAATTATCTTTGGAAGAAGCTCGTCAATTAGGTCATAATTACATCGGTACAGAACATTTGCTTCTCGGTTTAATTCGTGAAGGAGAAGGGGTTGCCGCTAGAGTTTTAGAAAATCTGGGAGTGGACTTAGGTAAGGTTCGCACTCAAGTAATTCGGATGTTAGGTGAAACAGAAACCACTGCAGTAGGTGTGGGTGGTGGTAGTCGCTCTAATAAAACTCCTACTTTGGATGAATTTGGCTCTAATTTGACGGTTTTGGCGGTGGATGGGAAATTAGATCCTGTGGTTGGTCGTCAAAAAGAGATTGAACGGGTAATCCAAATTTTGGGTCGTCGCACTAAAAATAATCCTGTGTTAATTGGTGAACCCGGGGTTGGTAAAACTGCGATCGCAGAAGGTTTAGCTCAACGTATAGCGAATAAAGATGTTCCTGATTTATTGGAAGAAAAAAGAGTTGTCACCCTTGATATTGGTTTATTGGTAGCTGGTACGAAATATCGTGGTGAGTTTGAAGAAAGACTCAAAAAAATCATGGATGAAATCCGTCAAGCAGGAAATGTTATTCTTGTAATTGATGAGGTTCATACTTTAATTGGTGCTGGGGCGGCAGAAGGTGCGATCGATGCGGCGAATATCCTCAAACCTGCTTTAGCTAGAGGTGAGTTACAGTGTATCGGTGCCACCACTCTTGATGAATATCGTAAGCATATTGAAAGAGATGCGGCTTTAGCAAGACGTTTTCAGCCCGTCATGGTGGGTGAACCTAGCGTAGAAGAAACCATCGAAATTTTATTCGGGTTACGGGAAAAATATGAGCAACATCACAAGCTCAAAATTGCTGATGAGGCTTTAGCGGCGGCGGCTAAATTGTCTGATCGTTATATCAGCGATCGCTATTTACCAGATAAAGCTATTGACCTTATTGATGAGGCTGGTTCAAGAGTACGCCTCTTAAATTCTCAACTTCCTCCCGAAGCAAAAGAATTAGACCAAGAATTGAGACAAGTTCTTAAAGAAAAAGATGAAGCGGTGAGATCCCAAGATTTCGATAAAGCAGGAGAATTGCGCGATCGAGAAATGGAGATTAAAGCCGAAATCAGATCTTTAGCAGATCAGAAGAAAAAAAGTGCCGACATTAACGATAATCCCATTGTCGATGAAGAAGAAATAGCTCATATCGTTGCTTCTTGGACTGGTGTACCCGTTCAAAAATTAACCGAATCTGAAGCTGATAAACTCTTACACATGGAAGAAACTCTCCATCAAAGAATTATCGGTCAGGAAGACGCTGTAAAAGCTATTTCTCGTGCTATTCGTCGTGCTAGAGTGGGCCTGAAAAATCCTAACCGTCCGATCGCATCTTTCATCTTTTCTGGTCCCACTGGTGTAGGTAAAACCGAACTTACCAAAGCTCTTGCAACCTACTTCTTTGGCTCAGAGGATGCAATGATTCGCTTAGATATGTCAGAATTCATGGAACGCCATACTGTTTCTAAATTAATTGGCTCTCCTCCCGGGTATGTAGGTTATAACGAAGGAGGACAGCTAACAGAAGCAGTTCGTCGTCGTCCTTATACTGTAGTGCTTTTCGATGAAATTGAAAAAGCCCATCCTGATGTATTTAACCTACTACTACAAATTTTAGAAGATGGACGCTTGACCGATTCTAAAGGTCGTACCGTTGACTTTAAAAACACCCTCTTAATCATGACCTCGAACATCGGTTCAAAAGTCATTGAAAAAGGTGGCGGTGGTTTAGGATTTGAATTGGAAGAAGATCAAAATGAATCTCAATACAATCGCATTCGTTCTCTAGTTAACGAAGAATTGAAAAACTACTTCCGTCCAGAGTTTCTCAACCGCTTAGATGAAATAATCGTCTTCCGTCAACTCAATAAAGAAGAAGTAAAAGAAATTTCGGAAATCTTGTTAAAAGAAGTCTTTGCCCGTTTAACTGAGCAAGAAATTACCTTACAAGTAACCGATAAATTCAAAGAGCGTCTAATCGAAGAAGGATTTAACCCTGCTTATGGAGCTAGACCTTTACGTCGTGCTATCATGAGACTACTTGAAGATATTTTAGCAGAGGAAATTTTATCTAAACGTCTTCAAGAGGGTGACTCTGCTATTGTGGATATTGGCGAAGATGGAAAAGTCATCATCAATGCCCAAAGAGAAAATCCTTTATTAGCAAAAGCTAACTAA
- a CDS encoding mannose-1-phosphate guanylyltransferase has translation MRNNKFIPVILAGGKGERFWPLSRLQRPKQFLCLDNSDESLLQTTANRLLNLAGGWQNLLVITSELLAEGVKQQLPSLPPDNILVEPTAKDTAPAVTWASLEVKRRYGEDAITAFFPADHYIGNQEQFEKIIETGIKYAQEKQGIITLGIKPDYPSTGYGYIEQGEKQEENDGISFYRVTRFTEKPDEKTAKEFIATQKYSWNSGMFIFPVEVVLEELQKHAPQILQPLQEKGKSAYTQLEKISIDYALMEKTDLAYVIRAEFGWDDLGDWNALERLLAKENNNILVGDSLNQDSENNIIYNNQSDEIVMTIGVEDLVIVREGNATLIAHKNKTQDIKKALKLLQQRENKDNFL, from the coding sequence ATGAGAAATAACAAATTTATACCTGTTATTTTAGCAGGAGGAAAAGGAGAAAGATTTTGGCCTTTAAGTCGTTTACAACGTCCAAAACAGTTTCTGTGTTTGGATAACAGTGATGAAAGTTTATTGCAAACCACCGCAAATCGCTTATTAAACCTAGCAGGAGGTTGGCAAAATTTATTGGTTATCACCTCTGAGTTATTAGCGGAAGGGGTGAAACAGCAGTTACCCTCATTGCCACCTGATAATATTTTAGTTGAACCCACAGCAAAAGATACAGCCCCCGCTGTTACATGGGCTAGTTTAGAAGTAAAGCGTCGCTATGGTGAAGATGCAATTACAGCTTTTTTTCCTGCGGATCATTATATCGGGAATCAAGAACAATTTGAGAAAATCATTGAGACTGGAATAAAATATGCTCAAGAAAAGCAAGGTATCATCACTTTAGGAATTAAACCAGACTATCCTTCCACCGGTTATGGTTATATTGAACAAGGGGAGAAACAAGAAGAAAATGATGGTATTTCCTTCTATCGAGTAACTCGCTTTACTGAAAAACCTGACGAGAAGACAGCAAAAGAGTTTATTGCAACGCAAAAATATAGTTGGAATAGTGGAATGTTTATTTTTCCTGTAGAAGTGGTGTTAGAAGAATTACAAAAACACGCACCGCAAATTTTACAACCTTTACAAGAAAAGGGAAAGTCAGCTTATACACAGTTAGAAAAAATTAGTATTGACTATGCCTTAATGGAAAAAACTGATTTAGCTTACGTGATTCGGGCCGAATTTGGTTGGGATGATTTAGGAGATTGGAATGCTTTAGAAAGACTTTTGGCAAAGGAAAATAACAATATTCTGGTGGGAGATTCTCTTAATCAAGATAGCGAAAATAATATTATTTATAACAATCAGTCTGACGAAATTGTCATGACGATTGGGGTAGAAGATTTAGTTATTGTTAGGGAAGGAAATGCCACTCTAATTGCCCATAAAAATAAAACACAGGATATTAAAAAAGCTCTCAAATTATTACAACAAAGAGAAAATAAAGATAATTTCTTATAA
- a CDS encoding LCP family protein, with amino-acid sequence MKKSVSPLLQGFIWGGCFTLTAAVSGFVGMTVALKSPLPVNIEPFTEKLQALKRFGLSALFTSPLEQSTNILVMGIDRVPNAEGIDKFTGRSDTMLLVRLEPETHTLKMLSIPRDSRVRLPNGAYTKINGANARGGVPLVKEVIQDNLNGVTVDHYIRVTTDAFKKLVDLVGGVEVYVPVDMQYIDRTQGLYIDLKQGKQVLNGEEAEQFARFRQDNLGDIGRVQRQQILLKALGDKMRSPQMIFKTPQIIDLLQEEIDTDLTSSQIMTLAGFALGLDKKDIRMLMLPGRPSYPREYQLSYWLISEENKQSVIEEYLQIENATPYNRLSPSRIRIAIKNATPNRQLDDKLAELLGENGYRNVYISQKSTIPTTTTQIIVQKGDNESAQQIQRVLNFGELEYSSTGDIDSDITIILGTDAEKLLEENSFIN; translated from the coding sequence GTGAAAAAATCAGTTTCTCCTTTATTACAGGGCTTTATTTGGGGAGGATGTTTTACCCTCACTGCGGCTGTTTCGGGTTTTGTGGGTATGACAGTGGCATTGAAAAGCCCTTTGCCTGTAAATATAGAGCCTTTTACGGAAAAGTTACAGGCTTTGAAACGTTTTGGTTTGTCAGCGTTATTTACGTCACCTCTTGAGCAGTCAACTAATATCTTAGTAATGGGTATTGATAGAGTGCCTAATGCCGAGGGTATAGATAAATTTACCGGTCGTAGTGATACAATGTTACTGGTACGTTTAGAACCTGAAACTCATACCTTAAAAATGCTATCTATTCCGAGGGATAGTCGTGTGCGTTTACCAAATGGGGCTTACACAAAGATTAATGGGGCAAATGCAAGAGGGGGAGTGCCTTTAGTTAAAGAGGTTATTCAAGATAATTTAAACGGTGTTACAGTAGATCATTATATCAGGGTGACTACTGACGCATTTAAAAAGTTAGTGGATTTGGTTGGGGGTGTGGAGGTTTATGTGCCTGTAGATATGCAATACATCGATCGCACTCAAGGATTGTATATTGATTTAAAACAAGGAAAACAAGTCTTAAATGGAGAAGAAGCAGAACAGTTTGCTCGTTTTCGTCAAGATAATTTAGGTGATATAGGTAGGGTACAACGACAACAAATACTGTTGAAAGCATTGGGTGACAAGATGCGATCGCCCCAAATGATATTTAAAACACCGCAAATAATTGACTTATTGCAAGAAGAAATAGATACAGATTTAACATCTTCACAAATAATGACACTGGCAGGTTTTGCGCTTGGTTTAGACAAAAAAGATATTAGAATGTTAATGTTACCCGGACGTCCAAGCTATCCTAGAGAATATCAACTAAGTTATTGGCTAATTTCCGAGGAGAATAAGCAAAGCGTTATCGAAGAATACTTACAAATCGAAAATGCAACCCCATATAACCGCCTTTCTCCCAGCCGTATCCGTATAGCTATCAAAAACGCCACTCCCAACCGACAATTAGATGATAAATTAGCGGAATTGTTAGGAGAAAACGGTTATCGCAATGTTTACATTAGTCAAAAATCCACTATTCCCACCACTACCACTCAAATTATTGTCCAGAAAGGGGATAATGAATCAGCCCAACAAATTCAAAGGGTGTTAAATTTTGGTGAATTAGAATATTCATCTACAGGAGATATTGATTCCGACATTACCATTATCTTGGGTACAGACGCAGAAAAGTTATTAGAAGAAAATAGTTTTATTAACTGA
- a CDS encoding DNA phosphorothioation-associated putative methyltransferase translates to MVNNFDQISLLLHQSTIGKHLPQNLYVHISTLDFLDKSIQEYELKARKTINNISTFTLIKFSLSEPKISYLFYPEFLTNPHPPLAKSIVVNLKDLTTKNIEYSQSNNPPILHRKETFLTPNHPNYQKFAYLTHLEEKLGLLDNPRYIGTQKQWKQLLQDNFISFFDHFLICNLNDNPAEFIKIKRHRAAMVRNRLSRPVRLVLEAGLFAEKNSFFDYGCGHGLDVEIIKEKGFISHGWDPYYQPYNPFKKADIVNLGYIINVIENVTERREALIKAWSLTKEILIVSAQVLIDDRTSGYMIYGDGIVTERNTFQKYYEQEELKNYIEQVLNEEAIPIGLGVFLVFRNVEKANNFRLSRFHSRVKSPRILSPAKKFADYEELLKPLMDFYSERGRLPQKGELLQEEKIKAEFRTYRQAFKVILQVTDQKEWDKIEDQRRQDILLYLALSRFSKRPTIRQLSSTLKADIKSLFGSYQGACFLADEMLITLGNLEIVRKICEEMTFGKLFEKSYLVHINNLDNLPTLLRLYEGCASRTVGRMETANLIRFHLNIPRISYLYVPNFDTEKEPILFSTMSIDLQDLRVKYRNYDNEPNPPTVKDKEKLILRDLQ, encoded by the coding sequence ATGGTGAATAACTTTGATCAAATTTCCTTACTATTGCATCAAAGTACCATCGGAAAACATCTTCCGCAGAATCTTTATGTGCATATTTCTACTTTAGATTTTTTAGATAAATCTATTCAAGAATATGAATTAAAAGCGAGGAAAACTATTAATAATATAAGCACCTTCACTCTCATTAAATTTAGTTTGAGTGAACCAAAAATATCCTATTTATTTTATCCTGAATTTTTAACTAATCCTCATCCTCCTTTAGCCAAAAGTATCGTTGTTAATTTAAAGGATTTAACAACCAAAAATATAGAATATTCTCAGAGTAATAATCCCCCTATTTTGCACCGCAAAGAAACTTTTTTAACTCCCAACCATCCAAACTATCAAAAATTTGCATATTTAACCCATCTCGAAGAAAAACTAGGACTTTTAGACAATCCTCGCTACATAGGAACTCAAAAACAATGGAAGCAATTATTACAAGATAATTTTATTAGTTTTTTCGACCACTTTTTAATTTGTAATCTTAATGATAATCCAGCAGAATTTATAAAAATTAAGCGTCACCGTGCCGCTATGGTAAGAAATAGACTTTCTCGTCCTGTAAGATTAGTCTTAGAAGCAGGTTTATTTGCAGAAAAAAATAGTTTTTTTGACTATGGTTGCGGTCATGGCTTAGATGTTGAAATCATCAAAGAAAAAGGCTTTATCAGTCATGGATGGGATCCTTATTATCAACCTTATAATCCTTTCAAAAAAGCAGATATTGTTAATTTAGGTTATATAATAAATGTGATTGAAAATGTCACAGAAAGACGAGAAGCATTAATCAAAGCATGGTCATTAACAAAAGAAATATTAATTGTTTCTGCTCAAGTTTTAATTGACGATCGCACTTCTGGTTATATGATTTATGGAGATGGCATTGTTACCGAGAGAAATACTTTTCAAAAATATTATGAACAAGAAGAATTAAAAAACTACATTGAACAAGTTTTAAATGAAGAAGCAATACCCATTGGCTTAGGAGTATTTTTAGTTTTTAGAAATGTAGAAAAAGCTAATAATTTTCGTCTTTCAAGGTTTCATTCACGGGTTAAATCTCCTCGTATTTTATCCCCTGCCAAAAAATTCGCTGACTATGAAGAATTATTAAAACCATTAATGGATTTTTATAGTGAAAGAGGAAGACTACCTCAAAAAGGGGAGTTACTTCAAGAAGAAAAAATTAAGGCAGAATTTAGAACTTATCGACAAGCATTTAAAGTTATTTTACAAGTAACAGATCAAAAAGAATGGGATAAAATTGAAGATCAAAGAAGACAAGATATATTACTTTATTTAGCCTTAAGTCGTTTTAGCAAACGCCCTACTATTAGACAACTATCTTCTACACTAAAAGCAGATATAAAAAGTTTATTTGGTAGCTATCAAGGAGCTTGTTTTTTAGCAGATGAAATGTTAATAACCCTAGGTAATTTGGAAATTGTAAGAAAAATTTGTGAGGAAATGACATTTGGTAAACTCTTTGAAAAAAGCTATTTAGTACATATTAATAATTTAGATAATTTACCTACCTTACTGAGATTATATGAAGGGTGTGCCAGCAGAACAGTGGGCAGAATGGAAACAGCAAATTTAATCAGATTCCATCTCAATATTCCTCGCATTAGTTATTTATATGTTCCCAATTTTGACACAGAAAAAGAACCAATTTTGTTTTCAACAATGAGTATTGATTTACAAGATTTGCGGGTAAAATATCGTAATTATGATAACGAACCAAATCCACCAACAGTTAAAGATAAAGAAAAACTGATACTGAGAGATTTACAATAA
- a CDS encoding phosphatidate cytidylyltransferase — MPYARTISTIVAIALALIMIILGGLYFTICFGVIVFLAQLEYFRLVKAKGIEPAAKTTLVVSQLLLITATFVPNLTDATFALAGALICFYLLFQPKLATIADISTSILGLFYAGYLPSYWIRLRVSLDQNTAYAQSIPNIHNLPLDGYFPIHPFDISSFPDALKLTFMAMACIWAADIGAYLIGKNFGKTKLSHISPKKTVEGSLSGITGSILVGLVGAWLLQWDAWIITGSFLGLLIGVVSLLGDLMESMMKRDAGVKDSGQLIPGHGGILDRTDSYVFTAPLVYYFVTLLLPLFSHSF, encoded by the coding sequence ATGCCTTATGCCAGAACTATTAGTACTATAGTTGCGATCGCCCTTGCTTTGATAATGATTATATTGGGGGGTTTATATTTTACCATCTGTTTTGGTGTGATAGTCTTTCTCGCCCAATTAGAGTATTTTCGTTTAGTTAAAGCTAAAGGAATCGAACCCGCCGCAAAAACCACTCTAGTAGTTTCTCAACTATTATTAATCACTGCCACTTTTGTTCCTAATTTAACGGATGCAACCTTTGCCCTTGCAGGGGCGTTAATTTGTTTTTATTTGCTCTTTCAACCGAAGTTAGCAACCATTGCGGATATATCAACTTCTATTTTAGGGCTGTTTTATGCAGGATATTTACCTAGCTATTGGATACGTTTAAGAGTTAGTTTAGATCAAAATACTGCTTATGCTCAATCTATTCCCAATATTCATAATTTACCTTTAGATGGTTATTTTCCCATACATCCTTTTGATATTAGTAGTTTTCCTGATGCCCTTAAACTGACTTTTATGGCAATGGCTTGTATTTGGGCGGCGGATATTGGTGCTTATTTAATCGGGAAGAATTTTGGTAAAACTAAATTATCTCATATTAGTCCGAAAAAAACCGTTGAGGGTTCTCTGTCAGGAATTACAGGAAGTATTTTGGTAGGTTTAGTTGGTGCATGGTTATTGCAGTGGGATGCGTGGATAATTACTGGTTCTTTTTTAGGTTTATTAATCGGAGTGGTTAGTCTATTAGGAGATTTAATGGAGTCGATGATGAAAAGAGATGCCGGTGTTAAAGATTCTGGGCAATTAATTCCCGGTCATGGTGGAATTCTCGATCGCACTGATAGTTATGTATTTACTGCACCATTAGTTTACTATTTTGTCACCTTACTTTTACCATTATTTTCCCATAGTTTTTGA
- a CDS encoding 2-isopropylmalate synthase, which translates to MTNQPDRIIIFDTTLRDGEQSPGASLNVEEKLNIAKALSKLGVDVIEAGFPHASPGDFNAVQRIAETVGTENGPTICGLARATKQDIKSAGEALKPAFKRRIHTFLATSDIHLEYKLKKTRADVLQIVPEMVAYAKTFTDDVEFSPEDAGRSDPEFLYQVLEAAIASGATTVNIPDTVGYTTPSEYGALIKGIKDNVPNIDQAIISVHGHNDLGLAVANFLEAVKNGARQLECTINGIGERAGNAALEELVMALHVRRQYFNPFLGRPTDSTEPLTNIDTKQIYKTSRLVSNLTGMMVQPNKAIVGANAFAHESGIHQDGVLKNRLTYEIMDAESIGLTTNQIVLGKLSGRNAFRTRLQELGFELSEDDLNKAFLRFKEVADKKREITDWDLEAIVNDEIQQPPELFRLELVQVSCGDHSSPTATITLRTPDGKELSDASIGTGPVDAVYKAINRVVNIPNELTEYSVKSVTAGIDAMGEVTIRLKHEGKTYSGYAANTDVIVASARAYVSALNRLYAALENRKGNPDLALANQ; encoded by the coding sequence ATGACCAATCAGCCAGACAGAATTATTATATTTGATACCACTTTAAGAGATGGAGAACAATCTCCCGGGGCGAGTTTAAATGTAGAAGAAAAATTAAATATAGCCAAAGCCCTATCTAAATTAGGAGTTGATGTTATTGAGGCGGGATTTCCCCATGCTAGTCCGGGGGATTTTAACGCTGTACAAAGAATTGCAGAAACCGTAGGCACGGAAAATGGCCCCACCATTTGTGGTTTAGCAAGGGCAACTAAGCAAGATATTAAAAGTGCAGGAGAAGCTCTTAAACCTGCTTTTAAACGCAGAATCCATACTTTTTTAGCTACCTCTGATATTCACCTTGAGTATAAGTTGAAAAAAACCAGAGCTGATGTATTACAGATTGTGCCTGAAATGGTAGCCTATGCCAAAACATTTACTGATGATGTAGAATTTTCCCCTGAAGATGCAGGAAGAAGTGATCCTGAATTTCTCTATCAAGTTTTAGAAGCTGCGATCGCATCTGGAGCGACAACAGTAAATATCCCCGATACAGTAGGTTACACAACTCCTAGCGAATACGGTGCATTAATCAAAGGAATTAAAGATAATGTGCCGAATATTGACCAAGCAATTATATCTGTGCATGGACACAATGATTTAGGTTTAGCCGTTGCTAATTTCCTTGAAGCAGTGAAAAACGGAGCAAGACAATTAGAATGTACCATTAATGGCATCGGTGAAAGAGCAGGAAATGCGGCATTGGAAGAATTAGTGATGGCTCTTCATGTGCGCCGTCAGTATTTTAACCCCTTCTTGGGTCGTCCAACTGATTCTACTGAACCTTTAACTAACATTGACACAAAACAAATTTATAAAACCTCCCGCTTGGTATCTAACCTAACTGGCATGATGGTGCAACCCAACAAAGCTATAGTGGGGGCGAATGCCTTTGCCCATGAGTCGGGAATTCATCAAGATGGCGTTTTGAAAAACCGTCTCACCTATGAGATTATGGACGCAGAATCCATCGGTTTAACCACTAACCAAATTGTATTAGGTAAGCTATCTGGTCGTAATGCTTTCCGTACCCGTTTACAGGAATTGGGCTTTGAATTGTCCGAAGATGATTTGAATAAAGCCTTCTTGCGTTTTAAAGAAGTGGCAGACAAAAAACGGGAAATCACTGATTGGGATTTAGAAGCCATTGTTAATGACGAAATTCAACAACCCCCCGAATTATTCCGTTTGGAATTAGTACAAGTTTCCTGTGGTGATCATTCTTCTCCTACCGCCACAATAACCCTAAGAACCCCAGACGGTAAGGAGTTGAGTGACGCTTCCATCGGAACTGGACCTGTGGATGCAGTTTATAAAGCCATTAATCGAGTGGTAAATATTCCTAATGAATTGACGGAATATTCAGTCAAATCCGTTACTGCTGGTATCGATGCTATGGGAGAAGTTACTATTCGTCTTAAACATGAGGGTAAAACCTATTCAGGTTATGCGGCGAATACAGATGTTATTGTTGCTTCTGCCCGTGCTTACGTCAGTGCTTTAAATCGTCTTTATGCGGCTTTGGAAAATAGAAAGGGAAATCCCGATTTAGCTTTAGCTAATCAGTAA
- the trpC gene encoding indole-3-glycerol phosphate synthase TrpC, whose protein sequence is MKIRRQQPSPPVAIETLRYQVKLPESEPQNILEKIVWQKEEEVARMREKVSLLELRKQVSQLNDAPLDFLSALKNSSRQPALIAEVKKASPSKGLIREDFDPEVIAKEYEKAGATCLSVLTDREFFQGSFDNLSIVRNAVKIPLLCKEFIIYPYQIYLARLQGADAVLLIAAILKDADINYFLKIINGLGMTALIEVHTLEECDRILNIEGVKLMGINNRNLQDFSVDLNTTKNILLARQDIIKEKQITVVSESGLYEKKDLDFVQSAGANAVLIGESLMRQENLVSAIENLYQG, encoded by the coding sequence ATGAAAATTCGTCGTCAACAACCATCTCCTCCCGTTGCTATCGAAACTCTACGTTATCAAGTTAAATTACCTGAGAGTGAACCTCAAAATATTTTAGAAAAAATTGTTTGGCAAAAAGAAGAAGAAGTGGCAAGGATGCGAGAAAAGGTATCTTTGTTAGAGTTACGAAAACAAGTTAGTCAATTAAATGATGCACCTCTTGACTTTCTCAGTGCCTTAAAAAATTCATCTCGTCAACCTGCTTTAATTGCAGAAGTGAAAAAAGCCTCTCCTAGTAAGGGTTTAATTAGGGAAGATTTTGATCCTGAAGTCATTGCCAAAGAATATGAAAAAGCGGGCGCAACTTGTTTATCTGTTTTAACGGATAGAGAGTTTTTTCAAGGGAGTTTTGATAATTTAAGTATTGTGAGAAATGCGGTCAAAATTCCCCTTTTATGTAAGGAATTTATTATCTATCCCTATCAAATTTATTTAGCTCGTTTACAGGGAGCAGACGCAGTTTTACTTATTGCCGCTATTCTTAAAGATGCTGATATTAATTACTTTTTAAAGATTATTAATGGTTTAGGAATGACTGCCTTAATTGAGGTTCATACCCTAGAAGAGTGCGATCGTATTTTAAATATTGAAGGGGTAAAATTAATGGGAATTAATAATCGTAATTTACAAGATTTTTCGGTGGATTTAAACACTACAAAAAATATTTTATTAGCCCGTCAAGACATTATTAAGGAGAAACAAATAACCGTTGTTAGTGAATCAGGTTTATACGAGAAAAAAGACCTTGATTTTGTTCAGTCTGCAGGGGCAAATGCTGTTTTAATTGGAGAATCTTTAATGAGACAGGAAAATTTAGTTAGTGCGATCGAAAATTTATATCAGGGGTAA
- a CDS encoding SRPBCC family protein: MLNFKYSSVINAPIDKVWHFHEREDILQILTPPWQPVKVIRREGGLEVGATSEFVLMFGFINIPWIARHSQYEKYKQFTDEQIKGPMVSWTHYHQFQTEGANTRLTDKIEYEIPGGWLSEICLGWWVNSRLHDMFAYRHRVTKQHCET, from the coding sequence ATGTTAAATTTTAAATATTCTAGTGTCATTAATGCCCCCATCGACAAAGTATGGCATTTTCACGAGCGAGAAGATATTTTGCAAATATTAACGCCCCCTTGGCAACCAGTAAAAGTTATTCGTAGGGAAGGGGGTTTAGAAGTGGGAGCAACATCAGAATTTGTCTTGATGTTTGGTTTTATTAATATTCCGTGGATTGCCAGACATAGTCAATACGAAAAATACAAACAATTTACTGATGAACAAATTAAAGGTCCAATGGTATCTTGGACTCATTATCATCAATTTCAAACCGAAGGGGCTAATACTCGCCTTACCGATAAAATAGAGTATGAAATTCCGGGGGGATGGTTAAGCGAAATATGTTTAGGTTGGTGGGTTAATTCTCGTCTTCACGATATGTTTGCCTATCGCCATCGAGTTACTAAACAACACTGTGAAACCTAG